From Kineosporia succinea, the proteins below share one genomic window:
- a CDS encoding effector-associated constant component EACC1: protein MSVWGEPEEHLLASLENWLQLDPELRDAPVQREPHADDRLWLELPDDHTPSVLAGALSTWLSTRIGDVRLNVTGPDGTVEVSVSNIADHMVLLRSALGER from the coding sequence ATGTCTGTGTGGGGTGAGCCGGAAGAGCACCTTCTGGCCTCCCTGGAGAACTGGCTCCAGCTCGATCCCGAGCTGCGCGACGCCCCGGTGCAGCGTGAACCGCACGCCGACGACCGGCTCTGGCTCGAACTGCCCGACGACCACACCCCGTCGGTGCTGGCCGGGGCCCTGAGCACCTGGCTCAGCACCCGCATCGGCGACGTGCGGCTCAATGTCACCGGGCCGGACGGCACCGTGGAGGTCTCGGTCTCGAACATCGCCGACCACATGGTGCTTCTGCGGTCGGCGCTGGGCGAGCGCTGA
- a CDS encoding HAD family hydrolase has translation MDEAQLKQIAATTQYVLLDFDGPVCDLFGNLTPDVIAASLLDELEGVLGGPVDEELADIDDPLDLLDGVSEIYPELIGRVDASVRDAEVDAAELAEVTPGAEAFLAACAEGGLRVAIVSNNGAEAVRALLEMHGLAGFVQHVEGRDPDPRLMKPDPTPLLRAMTALDARPESTVMIGDSPSDMLAASAAGVAAIALLSTPPARSGPPWVSRMSELASLFGAPRT, from the coding sequence ATGGACGAAGCCCAGCTCAAGCAGATCGCGGCCACGACGCAGTACGTGCTGCTCGACTTCGACGGCCCGGTCTGCGACCTGTTCGGCAACCTGACGCCCGACGTGATCGCCGCGTCCCTGCTCGACGAGCTCGAAGGAGTCCTCGGGGGGCCGGTGGACGAGGAGCTCGCCGACATCGACGACCCGCTCGACCTGCTCGACGGGGTCAGCGAGATCTACCCGGAGCTGATCGGGCGGGTGGACGCGTCGGTGCGTGACGCGGAGGTGGACGCGGCGGAACTGGCCGAGGTGACGCCCGGGGCGGAAGCGTTCCTGGCGGCGTGCGCGGAGGGCGGGTTGCGCGTGGCGATCGTCAGCAACAACGGCGCCGAGGCGGTGCGAGCCCTGCTCGAGATGCACGGGCTGGCCGGGTTCGTGCAGCACGTCGAGGGGCGCGACCCGGACCCGCGGCTGATGAAGCCCGACCCCACTCCCCTGCTGCGGGCGATGACGGCCCTGGACGCGCGGCCGGAATCCACGGTCATGATCGGCGACTCCCCCAGCGACATGCTCGCGGCGTCGGCGGCCGGAGTCGCCGCCATCGCCCTGCTGAGCACTCCGCCGGCCCGGTCCGGTCCGCCCTGGGTGTCCCGGATGTCGGAGCTCGCATCGCTTTTCGGAGCCCCTCGGACCTAG